Sequence from the Segatella copri genome:
TCACATGTTCAGCTGGCGAGTACCTTTTGTCAGCTGTATCGTGCTCGGACTCATCACCTTATACATGATTCACAGATGGGTTCCGGATGTAGAAGCACTGCCAAACAACGGTATGAAGGCACAGTTCCATTTTCTCCGCAACAAGGCTCCGTGGCTCATCATCGCAGCTACCTTCCTGGGCAATGGTGGCATTCTCTGCTGGTTCAGTTATATCTCGCCGCTGCTTCAGATGGAGGGCGGATTCAGCGCAGCCAGCATCTCTCTGCTGATGATTCTTGCAGGCGGCGGAATGGTAGTAGGCAATCAGGTGAGTGCCTTGCTTGCCGACCGCTTCAAGCCGGGTCGCTTTACCTGTTATCTCCAGTTTCTGGCAGCAGCGGCACTTCTGCTCACCTTCTTCCTCGCCCCTTTCGGCTGGGTATCTGTGGTGCTGATGTTCATCTGCTGCGCCTGTCTTTTCGGCATAGGATCGCCTGAGCAATTCCTCATCGTGAAGCATGCCAAGGGTGGCGAAATGCTGGGCGGCTGCTGCATTCAGGGTGCCTTCAATCTGGGTAACGCCATGGGAGCTTTCCTCGGTGGTATTCCTGTTGCGATGGGATTAGGATACAACTTCCCTGCCCTTATCGGTGTGCCGATGGCATTGGCAGGAGCCATCTGTCTGCTGATTTTCCATAAGAAATATGAATAAAAATGCGATAATCCGAAATAAATCACTATCTTTGCAGAAGAATTTCAAATAAACAAAGAAACATGATGAAACTTAACAAGACTTTCCTTACCCTGGGTCTGGCAGCACTCCTGCAGATGCCAGCCTCATCGTTCGCACAGACTGCGGGCGGTAACCGTCAGAATCCTCTTTTAACAAAGAGCAGTCTTCCATTCGGTGCTCCTGACTTCAGCAAGATTCAGGAGAGCGACTACCTGCCAGCCATCGAAGCGGCTATCAAAGAGCAGCGTACCAACATACAGAAGATTGTAAACAACAAGAAGAAGCCTAACTTCCAGAACACCATCCTCGCCTATGAGGAGAGCGGTGCACTGCTCGAAAAGGTGACTAACATCTTCTTCGGTCTC
This genomic interval carries:
- a CDS encoding MFS transporter, translating into MKKGLFALALGTFTLGIAEFIIEGIITDIAHNMNVSIPEAGHLISIYALGVCAGAFSLILMHKYRPKNILMFLASLITFGAVIASVAPNYWLLLCARFIEGLPHGAYFGTGTIVAVKIAKEGKGTNAVAMMCAGMPVANLLGVPVGTFLSHMFSWRVPFVSCIVLGLITLYMIHRWVPDVEALPNNGMKAQFHFLRNKAPWLIIAATFLGNGGILCWFSYISPLLQMEGGFSAASISLLMILAGGGMVVGNQVSALLADRFKPGRFTCYLQFLAAAALLLTFFLAPFGWVSVVLMFICCACLFGIGSPEQFLIVKHAKGGEMLGGCCIQGAFNLGNAMGAFLGGIPVAMGLGYNFPALIGVPMALAGAICLLIFHKKYE